A region of Hydrogenimonas cancrithermarum DNA encodes the following proteins:
- a CDS encoding ferritin family protein, producing MQKRLFTTVHEGWLKLLFSSFAVNDRAWGEKLYDYSEIIYRHLRFIENLYVQKKIEYSYERPAIQLSFTTEGEAAMFCDEVLERIELQLSDNGDPLAKRMLSDLRYIRATLQRKFMRSEKVTAFDKSLTLNGIELEKGSLDALVLFLFEESYKEYELIVIYSYAQTVVEDKRLGEIFQILIDESKFHLKSFARMMAEMGILAVPRMVTQEIYKFDSLKKFLEDGIEEEKGAKEQCRALAEAVDNEVLQQFFDFINFQEDYHITLMQEALERIK from the coding sequence ATGCAAAAACGGCTATTTACAACGGTACATGAAGGGTGGCTCAAACTGCTCTTTTCTTCATTCGCAGTGAACGACAGGGCCTGGGGAGAGAAACTCTACGACTACTCGGAGATCATCTACCGCCATCTGCGCTTTATCGAGAATCTTTATGTCCAAAAAAAGATCGAGTACAGCTACGAGCGACCGGCCATCCAGCTCTCCTTCACCACCGAAGGCGAAGCGGCGATGTTTTGTGACGAAGTACTCGAACGCATCGAGTTGCAGCTGAGCGACAACGGCGACCCGCTTGCGAAACGGATGCTGAGCGACCTGCGCTATATTCGCGCGACTTTGCAGCGGAAGTTTATGCGCAGCGAAAAAGTCACGGCGTTCGACAAATCGCTGACGCTGAATGGAATCGAGCTCGAAAAAGGTTCGTTGGACGCACTGGTGCTTTTTCTGTTCGAAGAGAGTTACAAGGAGTACGAACTGATCGTCATCTACTCTTATGCCCAGACCGTCGTTGAGGATAAGCGGCTTGGCGAAATTTTCCAGATACTGATCGACGAGTCGAAGTTTCACCTCAAATCGTTTGCGAGAATGATGGCGGAGATGGGGATATTGGCGGTACCGCGCATGGTGACGCAGGAGATTTACAAATTCGATTCGCTGAAAAAATTCCTCGAAGATGGCATCGAAGAGGAGAAGGGCGCCAAGGAGCAGTGCCGCGCCCTGGCCGAAGCGGTGGACAACGAAGTCCTGCAACAATTTTTCGATTTTATCAATTTTCAGGAAGATTACCACATC
- the gltX gene encoding glutamate--tRNA ligase encodes MLRFAPSPTGDMHIGNLRVAIFNYIVAKQKRERFIVRIEDTDQARNIEGKDREILEILQLFGLHPDDVYYQSHNLTIHQHMAIKLLEERKAFACFCSPEELEAEREAAKAAKKAYRYSGKCETLSDEEVLANEKPFTIRLKKPESAVIFDDLIKGRQSFAPDDIDSFVIMRADKTPTYNFACALDDMIHDIGLVIRGEDHVSNTPKQIHIRNQLGYDKQIAYAHLPIILNTEGKKMSKRDDASSVKWLLEEGFLPEAVANYLILLGNKTPKEIFTMEEAITWFDLRNISKAAAKFDIDKLRYINREHMKMMDPKELSRAFGFADAAIGEVAKCYLEEGSTIKEIKPKIEAIFSAKPFDNEWGEQMRTLRDALKTAPKFETFDELKSYLMKATGLKGKNFFKPLRLLLTGSEHGPELSHLYPYLKSYLMEIVK; translated from the coding sequence ATGTTGCGTTTCGCACCCAGTCCGACCGGAGATATGCACATCGGCAATCTGCGTGTCGCCATCTTCAATTATATTGTCGCAAAACAGAAGCGTGAGCGTTTCATCGTTCGTATCGAAGATACCGACCAAGCGCGGAATATCGAGGGGAAAGATCGGGAGATTCTCGAAATTCTTCAGCTTTTCGGCCTCCATCCAGACGATGTGTACTACCAGAGTCACAATTTGACGATTCATCAGCATATGGCGATCAAACTGCTCGAAGAACGCAAAGCGTTCGCCTGTTTCTGCTCCCCCGAAGAGCTCGAAGCGGAGCGTGAAGCCGCCAAAGCAGCAAAAAAGGCATACCGATACAGTGGAAAATGTGAAACGTTGAGTGACGAAGAGGTGCTCGCGAACGAAAAGCCTTTCACGATCCGCCTCAAAAAACCGGAAAGTGCGGTCATATTCGACGATCTCATCAAAGGGCGTCAATCTTTCGCACCGGACGATATCGACAGTTTCGTCATTATGCGTGCCGACAAGACCCCCACCTACAACTTCGCTTGTGCACTCGACGACATGATCCACGATATCGGCCTTGTTATCCGGGGAGAGGACCATGTCAGCAATACACCCAAACAGATCCACATCCGCAATCAACTCGGTTACGACAAGCAGATCGCCTACGCACACCTTCCGATCATTCTCAATACGGAAGGCAAAAAGATGTCCAAGCGCGACGACGCATCGAGCGTCAAGTGGCTTCTGGAAGAGGGGTTCTTGCCCGAAGCGGTCGCCAACTACCTGATCCTTCTCGGCAACAAGACGCCCAAAGAGATCTTTACGATGGAAGAAGCGATCACGTGGTTCGACCTTCGAAACATTTCGAAAGCGGCCGCGAAGTTCGACATCGACAAATTGCGCTATATCAACCGCGAACATATGAAGATGATGGATCCCAAAGAGCTCTCCCGGGCTTTCGGGTTCGCCGACGCGGCGATCGGCGAAGTGGCCAAATGCTACCTCGAAGAGGGCAGCACGATCAAAGAGATCAAACCGAAAATCGAGGCGATCTTCAGCGCAAAACCTTTCGACAACGAATGGGGTGAGCAGATGAGAACGCTGCGTGACGCACTAAAAACCGCCCCCAAGTTCGAGACGTTCGACGAGCTCAAAAGCTACCTGATGAAAGCGACAGGGCTGAAAGGCAAAAACTTTTTCAAACCACTGCGGCTGCTCCTGACAGGCAGTGAACACGGCCCCGAACTTTCACACCTCTACCCCTATCTCAAATCCTACCTCATGGAGATTGTAAAATGA
- a CDS encoding EAL domain-containing protein, with protein sequence MKNKKTEYHNHARSVETVLQKIRKYGHVPTMKNNRFISLFVVVAILAFLYNIFFAYDQLRRIHHLQLFIAKNQAENLNAFLKAFRESYQDTFIHKHIPFNEETINLLPVVTIPDISRRFENYLSSKASIKTVSDNPRDPKNMANELEKRTIAYFRSHSGIENYYTLVDHENDKTFFFAAPLYIKKSCLRCHGKREDAPAYIRENYDKAYDYEIGDLRGITAIYFSQKQLNASLSAIVYQNIVVMLAISLVFLFIFYILTKKIYKNAAEYTQNLEREVENKTKALQTKSMELEHRLYHDPLTRLRNRNALIQDLHSSVPKALILINIDDFKQINDFYGHSAGDKLIQGLAKLLKAECRIDTCDLYRMPADEFAILIYDDLSQERLETFITHLVKTINNHDFDIDENVVHLRIAIGASNDGADLLITADMAMKKAKADRADYVIYDPSMDLSEKYAENLEWAEKIKQALEEDRIVPYFQPIVSTGDNRVKSYEALVRLIDENGTVHSPFYFLDVAKQTKFYPDLTKRVIDKTFTYFKDKPYDFSINISYLDIMNKETMTYIIDRIESFSDAGRIHFEILESEGIERYEEVSECLKKLRRLGCHISLDDFGSGYSSFEHILKLEVDMLKIDGALIKNIDTDISSQIVVETIIDFANKLQIDTCAEFVSSKAIYDTVKDLGVTYVQGYYISEPKPNLV encoded by the coding sequence GTGAAAAATAAAAAAACCGAATATCACAACCATGCACGATCGGTTGAAACCGTTCTCCAAAAAATCCGAAAGTACGGTCATGTTCCCACTATGAAAAACAATCGTTTCATCTCCCTCTTCGTTGTCGTCGCTATTTTGGCATTTCTGTACAATATCTTTTTCGCCTATGACCAGTTGCGACGCATACACCATCTCCAACTCTTTATCGCAAAGAATCAGGCTGAAAATCTGAACGCTTTTTTAAAGGCGTTTCGCGAAAGTTATCAGGATACCTTCATACACAAGCATATTCCCTTCAACGAAGAGACGATCAACCTGCTTCCCGTCGTGACGATACCGGACATATCGAGGCGCTTTGAGAATTATCTCTCCAGCAAGGCTTCCATCAAAACGGTTTCGGACAATCCAAGAGACCCGAAAAATATGGCGAACGAACTCGAAAAGCGGACCATCGCTTATTTTAGAAGCCACAGCGGAATAGAAAATTACTATACACTGGTCGATCATGAAAACGACAAAACCTTCTTTTTCGCCGCACCGCTCTATATCAAAAAGAGTTGCCTGCGGTGTCACGGGAAAAGGGAAGACGCCCCCGCGTACATCAGAGAAAACTACGACAAAGCCTATGATTACGAGATCGGTGATTTAAGAGGCATCACCGCCATCTATTTTTCACAAAAACAGCTCAACGCGTCACTCTCGGCCATCGTCTATCAAAATATCGTCGTGATGCTCGCGATCTCGCTCGTCTTTCTTTTTATCTTTTACATACTGACAAAGAAAATCTATAAAAACGCGGCCGAATACACGCAAAACCTGGAAAGAGAGGTCGAAAACAAAACCAAAGCCCTGCAAACCAAGTCAATGGAGCTCGAGCACCGGCTCTATCATGACCCCCTGACAAGACTCCGCAACCGTAACGCGTTGATTCAGGACCTGCACTCCAGCGTTCCGAAAGCTTTGATTCTCATCAATATCGACGACTTCAAACAGATCAACGATTTTTACGGCCACAGTGCGGGAGACAAGCTCATCCAGGGGCTCGCGAAACTGCTAAAGGCCGAGTGCCGTATCGATACCTGCGACCTTTACCGAATGCCAGCGGATGAATTCGCGATTTTGATCTATGACGATCTATCGCAGGAGAGACTCGAAACGTTCATCACGCACCTCGTCAAGACGATCAACAATCACGACTTCGATATCGATGAAAACGTCGTTCATCTAAGAATCGCCATCGGAGCCTCGAACGACGGGGCAGATCTTCTGATTACGGCGGATATGGCGATGAAAAAAGCGAAAGCAGACCGAGCGGACTATGTCATCTACGACCCTTCCATGGACCTGAGCGAAAAGTACGCGGAAAATCTCGAATGGGCGGAAAAGATAAAACAGGCACTCGAGGAGGACCGGATCGTCCCTTACTTTCAGCCCATCGTCTCAACGGGCGACAACCGCGTCAAAAGCTATGAGGCGCTTGTACGCCTGATCGACGAGAACGGCACGGTCCACTCTCCATTCTATTTTCTGGATGTCGCGAAACAGACCAAATTCTATCCCGATTTGACCAAACGGGTGATCGACAAAACCTTCACATATTTCAAAGACAAACCCTACGATTTCTCAATCAACATTTCCTATCTCGACATCATGAACAAAGAGACGATGACATACATCATCGACCGGATCGAATCCTTCAGCGACGCAGGAAGAATCCATTTCGAAATTTTGGAGAGCGAAGGAATCGAACGGTACGAAGAGGTTTCGGAGTGTCTCAAAAAGCTTCGGAGACTTGGTTGCCACATTTCGCTCGACGATTTCGGTTCCGGCTACTCCAGCTTCGAACACATTCTCAAACTCGAAGTCGATATGCTGAAAATCGACGGAGCGTTGATCAAAAATATCGACACCGACATAAGTTCCCAAATCGTCGTCGAGACGATCATCGACTTCGCCAACAAACTGCAGATCGACACCTGTGCGGAATTCGTCAGTTCAAAAGCGATCTACGATACCGTCAAAGATCTCGGTGTCACCTATGTTCAGGGCTATTATATATCCGAACCTAAGCCCAATTTGGTATAA
- the metG gene encoding methionine--tRNA ligase produces MSDKCKKVYITTPIYYVNDVPHIGHAYTTIIADTLARYSRMAGMDVFFLTGTDEHGQKIEQAAKARGKSPQEYADEISNRFKQLWDEFEISYDKFIRTTDPDHMKGVQKAFEVMYDNGDIYKDVYRGHYCVSCETFFPETQLIDDEFCPECGRSTTMVEEESYFFRLSKYQDRLLEWYESKSDCILPKAKRNEVINFVKNGLEDLSITRTSFDWGVKLPKSIDDPKHVMYVWLDALMNYVTALGYGTDEKLMEYWPAKVHLIGKDILRFHAIYWPAFLMSLGLELPHHVAAHGWWTRNGEKMSKSKGNVVDPKEIADAYGLENFRYFMLREVPFGQDGDFSQRALIDRINSDLGNDLGNLLNRIIGMSGKYFDFKITSDGVRKFHASELKEVEAILEPVEKHLYEIQTNRYLEDLWKTLRIANKAIDTGMPWVKMKEGKEDEAMATIALVANILARVAVLLHPFMPKTTQTIAKALGFTVNNASYVELIKNNELLDEFTIEKIPPLFPRIEEPLVETPAAKAEAAKKEEKIKNQKSKPQTQDEESGANLITIDQFFQVQLKVGTVVEAEEVPKSKKLLKLQVDLGEEKPRQIVAGIKEWYSPEDLKDTQVCVVANLKPAKLMGMLSEGMLLAAKDDEGLCLIRPEKPRKAGSAIG; encoded by the coding sequence ATGAGCGACAAATGTAAAAAAGTCTATATCACCACCCCCATCTACTATGTCAACGACGTGCCACACATCGGTCACGCCTATACGACGATCATCGCGGATACACTGGCACGATACTCGCGCATGGCAGGGATGGATGTCTTTTTCCTTACCGGTACCGACGAGCACGGCCAGAAGATCGAGCAGGCGGCGAAAGCGCGCGGAAAAAGCCCGCAAGAGTACGCCGACGAAATTTCCAACCGCTTCAAGCAGCTCTGGGACGAATTCGAGATCAGTTACGACAAATTCATCCGAACGACCGATCCCGACCACATGAAGGGAGTGCAAAAAGCGTTCGAAGTGATGTATGACAACGGCGATATCTATAAAGATGTCTACCGCGGCCACTACTGCGTAAGCTGTGAAACCTTTTTCCCCGAAACCCAGCTCATCGACGATGAATTCTGCCCCGAATGCGGCCGCTCGACTACGATGGTGGAGGAGGAGAGCTACTTTTTCCGACTTTCGAAATATCAGGATAGGCTGCTCGAGTGGTATGAGAGCAAATCCGACTGCATCCTTCCCAAAGCCAAACGCAATGAAGTGATCAACTTCGTGAAAAACGGTCTGGAGGATCTCTCTATCACCCGTACCAGTTTCGACTGGGGTGTCAAACTGCCCAAGAGCATCGACGATCCGAAACATGTCATGTATGTCTGGCTCGACGCTTTGATGAACTACGTGACGGCACTCGGATACGGTACCGACGAAAAGCTGATGGAGTACTGGCCGGCCAAAGTCCACCTGATCGGCAAAGACATCCTGCGCTTTCACGCCATCTACTGGCCCGCATTTTTGATGAGTCTCGGTCTCGAGCTTCCCCACCATGTCGCGGCACACGGCTGGTGGACGCGAAACGGGGAGAAGATGAGCAAATCCAAAGGAAATGTCGTCGACCCAAAAGAGATCGCCGACGCCTACGGATTGGAGAACTTTCGCTATTTCATGCTGCGCGAAGTCCCTTTCGGCCAGGATGGCGACTTCAGCCAGCGTGCTCTGATCGACCGCATCAACTCCGATCTCGGCAACGACCTCGGAAACCTGCTCAACCGTATCATCGGAATGAGCGGAAAATATTTCGACTTCAAAATCACAAGCGATGGCGTCAGAAAGTTTCATGCGTCCGAACTGAAAGAGGTCGAAGCCATTTTGGAGCCTGTCGAGAAGCATCTGTACGAGATCCAGACCAATCGCTACCTCGAAGACCTCTGGAAGACACTGCGCATCGCCAACAAAGCGATCGACACCGGAATGCCGTGGGTCAAGATGAAAGAGGGAAAAGAGGATGAAGCGATGGCAACGATCGCGCTCGTCGCCAACATCCTGGCGAGAGTGGCGGTTCTGCTACACCCTTTCATGCCGAAAACCACGCAAACCATCGCAAAGGCGCTGGGATTTACGGTCAACAATGCCAGTTACGTCGAACTGATCAAAAACAACGAACTTCTGGACGAATTCACGATCGAAAAGATCCCGCCTCTCTTCCCACGTATCGAAGAACCGTTGGTGGAAACCCCCGCCGCAAAAGCCGAAGCCGCAAAAAAAGAGGAAAAAATCAAAAATCAAAAATCAAAACCCCAGACTCAGGATGAGGAGAGCGGTGCGAACCTCATCACGATCGACCAGTTCTTCCAGGTCCAACTGAAAGTCGGAACCGTCGTCGAAGCCGAAGAGGTTCCGAAAAGCAAAAAGCTTCTCAAACTCCAGGTCGACCTCGGGGAAGAGAAACCGCGCCAGATCGTCGCCGGCATCAAAGAGTGGTACAGCCCGGAAGACCTCAAAGATACACAGGTCTGCGTCGTCGCCAACCTCAAACCGGCGAAACTGATGGGCATGCTGAGCGAAGGCATGCTGCTCGCAGCGAAAGACGATGAAGGACTCTGCCTCATTCGCCCGGAAAAACCGAGAAAAGCCGGCAGTGCCATCGGCTGA
- the mobB gene encoding molybdopterin-guanine dinucleotide biosynthesis protein B yields MKKRLAVAFTGPSNSGKTTIIEKVARILISEYRVAIVKNDPKDKATFDVEGKDSWKFFQTGAEVVVTSPTRTTYFSHRKKSIEEIIRMVDDFDYLLVEGLKTLPLPRIAIFRNAIDESYFSYSEAIAIDDSIDPNDYEIPPAIDILDLNDVEQIIGWIKTHAKAV; encoded by the coding sequence TTGAAAAAACGTCTAGCCGTCGCCTTTACCGGCCCGTCCAACAGCGGTAAAACCACGATCATCGAAAAAGTCGCACGTATCCTGATCAGTGAATACAGGGTAGCCATCGTCAAAAACGACCCAAAAGACAAAGCGACCTTCGACGTCGAAGGGAAAGACAGCTGGAAGTTTTTTCAAACGGGTGCGGAAGTGGTCGTCACTTCGCCGACACGTACCACCTACTTCTCTCATCGTAAAAAGAGCATCGAAGAGATCATCCGGATGGTCGACGACTTCGACTACTTGCTCGTAGAGGGGTTGAAAACGCTTCCCCTCCCGCGTATCGCGATCTTTCGCAACGCGATCGACGAAAGCTACTTTTCCTACTCCGAAGCGATCGCGATCGACGATTCGATCGACCCGAACGATTACGAGATCCCTCCGGCCATCGACATTCTCGACCTCAATGATGTCGAGCAGATTATCGGCTGGATCAAAACCCATGCAAAGGCAGTTTAA
- a CDS encoding lytic transglycosylase domain-containing protein: MQRLLFSLFFLPLLLSAEITLQQLEKMPRSYAKDFYIWRFFDQNITSEEADKAFYQIRSVNWKLIRRYAEKTKMPGFAMAVRCYRLKPSKLPAERAECSAVALTPYKFTKLPKKRQFRLVEQLENYPDLLRWTNVMISESPFYELVKSDADTFFEVFNNCGRTWREEYLDHPLPPSLIKRLASKREFSQTIKLIVTDNRLTRLQRSLLGIDSKTLDHQSTFFLAMNALRHDRAKLAGIYLADAYNKAWYRFDKDKTLFWLSQLDPKGPYLKALSESFDLNIYTLYAHEKLKTRWPRIVRPKFGKKGCDYNISDPFAWLKSLKEIKRRKTTPELIDYGKRFACSRTEGHYCFVMERASRYRTHYFPIPYEDAYEGMKTDDKALMLALARQESRFIPSSISPSYALGMMQIMPFLVKALAKERHEPFDLDAMLIPRTNISYARTHLKYLKRHLWHPLFISYAYNGGIGFTKRLLTERGLFEKGPYEPWLSMELVYYDESRRYGKKVLANYIVYKKILGEPIGVASAVETLTLPNRTDRFRSR, encoded by the coding sequence ATGCAGCGACTCCTCTTTTCTCTCTTTTTTCTCCCTCTGCTGCTCTCGGCCGAAATTACTCTGCAGCAGTTGGAGAAGATGCCGCGAAGTTACGCCAAAGATTTCTACATCTGGCGTTTTTTCGACCAGAATATCACCTCCGAAGAGGCCGATAAAGCCTTCTATCAGATCCGATCCGTCAACTGGAAGCTGATTCGCCGCTACGCGGAAAAGACGAAAATGCCGGGCTTCGCGATGGCCGTCCGGTGCTACCGGCTCAAACCTTCCAAGCTGCCGGCGGAGCGTGCGGAGTGCAGCGCTGTCGCACTCACCCCCTACAAATTCACCAAACTTCCGAAAAAACGGCAGTTCCGACTCGTCGAACAGCTGGAAAACTACCCCGATCTGCTTCGCTGGACAAATGTGATGATATCGGAAAGCCCGTTTTACGAACTCGTCAAAAGCGATGCCGACACCTTTTTCGAAGTTTTCAACAACTGCGGAAGAACATGGAGAGAGGAGTATCTCGACCATCCGCTTCCCCCCTCCTTGATCAAACGTCTCGCTTCGAAACGGGAATTCTCCCAGACAATCAAACTGATCGTCACCGACAACAGACTCACCCGACTGCAGCGGTCGCTTCTGGGAATCGATAGCAAAACCCTCGATCACCAGAGCACCTTTTTTCTCGCCATGAACGCATTGAGGCACGACAGAGCCAAACTGGCAGGCATCTACCTGGCCGATGCCTACAACAAAGCATGGTACCGCTTCGACAAGGACAAAACGCTTTTCTGGCTCTCACAACTCGATCCCAAAGGCCCCTACCTCAAAGCGCTTTCAGAGAGTTTCGACCTCAACATCTACACCCTCTATGCGCATGAAAAACTGAAAACACGCTGGCCGCGGATCGTCAGGCCGAAATTTGGAAAAAAAGGGTGCGACTACAACATCTCCGATCCATTTGCATGGCTGAAGAGCCTGAAAGAGATAAAGAGAAGAAAAACTACCCCGGAGCTGATCGACTACGGAAAACGGTTCGCATGCAGCCGCACGGAAGGGCACTACTGCTTCGTGATGGAACGTGCTTCGCGCTACAGGACCCACTACTTCCCGATCCCCTATGAAGATGCGTATGAAGGGATGAAAACCGACGACAAAGCGCTCATGCTCGCCCTGGCACGCCAGGAGAGCCGTTTCATCCCCTCCTCCATTTCACCCTCCTATGCACTCGGCATGATGCAGATCATGCCGTTTCTGGTCAAAGCGCTGGCGAAAGAGCGGCACGAACCATTCGATCTCGATGCGATGTTGATTCCGCGAACCAACATTTCCTACGCCCGAACGCACCTGAAGTATCTCAAGCGCCATCTATGGCATCCGCTCTTCATCTCCTATGCCTACAACGGCGGGATAGGGTTTACAAAACGGCTGCTGACAGAAAGAGGGCTTTTTGAAAAGGGGCCTTACGAACCGTGGCTTAGCATGGAGTTGGTCTACTACGACGAGAGCCGGCGATACGGCAAGAAGGTGCTCGCCAACTATATCGTCTACAAAAAGATTCTGGGAGAGCCTATCGGCGTGGCATCGGCCGTTGAAACGCTAACTCTACCGAACCGTACGGATCGATTCCGAAGTCGATAA
- a CDS encoding class 1 fructose-bisphosphatase: protein MTLKPIFDAIERSAHRIRDAITNEDLCYSQQCNSTGDMQLKLDIQSDLIIAEEFSKITAIKAIASEEKEEAETLHPNGRYMIAYDPLDGSSLIDVDLSVGSIFGIYDGEFQASNMLASVYVVYGPRLELVTAYKGGVRHYIFRHGRFMEQETIKLNEKGKLNAPGGTQKHWPPHHKKMIDGLFAEGYRLRYSGGMVPDLHQILLKGGGLFSYPGTTDKPEGKLRKLFEVFPFAFVYETAGGEAIDEKGRRLMELSCDDPHETTPCFFGSKYEISKVKAAYDVD, encoded by the coding sequence ATGACACTCAAACCGATATTCGACGCCATTGAACGCTCCGCGCACCGTATTCGCGATGCGATCACGAACGAAGATCTCTGCTATTCCCAACAGTGCAACTCGACAGGTGACATGCAGCTCAAACTCGACATACAAAGCGACCTGATCATCGCCGAAGAGTTCTCCAAGATCACCGCGATCAAGGCGATCGCAAGCGAAGAGAAAGAGGAGGCTGAAACACTTCATCCCAACGGCCGCTACATGATCGCCTACGATCCGCTCGACGGTTCGAGCCTTATCGACGTCGACCTCAGTGTCGGATCGATCTTCGGCATCTACGACGGAGAGTTCCAGGCATCCAACATGCTGGCCTCCGTCTATGTCGTCTACGGCCCTCGCCTGGAGTTGGTGACCGCCTACAAAGGGGGCGTCCGCCACTACATCTTCCGCCATGGCCGATTCATGGAGCAGGAGACGATCAAACTGAATGAAAAAGGGAAGCTCAACGCACCGGGCGGGACGCAGAAACACTGGCCACCGCACCACAAAAAGATGATCGACGGGCTCTTCGCCGAAGGATACCGTCTGCGCTACTCCGGCGGCATGGTGCCCGATCTGCACCAGATCCTTCTCAAGGGGGGCGGCCTCTTCAGCTATCCAGGAACGACCGACAAACCCGAAGGGAAACTGCGCAAACTTTTCGAAGTCTTTCCTTTCGCATTCGTTTACGAAACGGCCGGCGGCGAAGCGATCGACGAGAAGGGACGCCGCCTGATGGAGCTCTCCTGCGACGACCCGCACGAAACGACCCCCTGCTTCTTCGGCAGCAAATATGAGATATCGAAGGTGAAAGCGGCGTATGACGTCGACTGA
- a CDS encoding YggT family protein produces MILSTLIQALAQILHMVINIYIWVVIIAALVSWVRPDPYNPIVQTLYRLTEPVYAWIRRYIPTAVGGIDLAPLIVIFGLQFIDLFFVKLLFELSMSM; encoded by the coding sequence ATGATTCTTTCGACACTTATCCAGGCCCTCGCGCAGATTCTGCATATGGTCATCAACATCTACATCTGGGTCGTCATCATCGCAGCACTGGTAAGCTGGGTACGCCCCGATCCCTACAACCCGATCGTCCAGACGCTCTACCGTCTGACGGAGCCGGTCTATGCCTGGATCCGCCGCTACATTCCGACGGCGGTCGGCGGTATCGACCTCGCACCGCTCATCGTCATCTTCGGGCTCCAGTTCATCGACCTCTTCTTTGTCAAACTGCTGTTTGAGTTGTCGATGAGCATGTAA
- a CDS encoding iron-sulfur cluster assembly scaffold protein has product MEKVMEKSELYDITMDHMMNPRNYGKLENPDAQGIGKNPENGEMVIVYLKIHDGKIEDIAFQAKACMTTIIAGSIFTETVKGASIEEARELAQIMLDKLDQMPPEEAACSEMVAEAFLAALEHYAAIRTEPEALVPTHMITRACTLPEEEAK; this is encoded by the coding sequence ATGGAAAAAGTTATGGAAAAGAGTGAACTTTACGATATTACGATGGATCATATGATGAATCCTCGCAATTACGGGAAATTGGAAAATCCTGACGCCCAGGGAATAGGAAAAAACCCGGAAAATGGGGAGATGGTGATCGTCTATTTGAAGATACACGACGGGAAAATCGAAGATATCGCGTTTCAGGCCAAAGCGTGCATGACGACGATCATCGCAGGCTCGATCTTCACGGAAACCGTCAAAGGCGCTTCGATCGAAGAGGCTCGGGAACTGGCACAGATCATGCTGGACAAACTCGATCAGATGCCCCCTGAAGAGGCGGCCTGTTCGGAAATGGTGGCCGAAGCGTTTCTGGCTGCGTTGGAACATTATGCGGCCATACGCACGGAACCCGAAGCGCTGGTGCCGACCCATATGATTACCCGCGCGTGTACACTACCAGAAGAGGAGGCGAAATAA